A portion of the Mauremys reevesii isolate NIE-2019 linkage group 18, ASM1616193v1, whole genome shotgun sequence genome contains these proteins:
- the RAD9B gene encoding cell cycle checkpoint control protein RAD9B isoform X7 has product MSFGLTQMKKVSAYACVFFSSMFFQHYCWTAEPELCQKKRQLPLTCKLVMKSVLPVFRWLNTLERNVEKCNIYTNGNDCRITFKLFCKHGIVKTYNLAFHESEPLQAVFSRHMCPNVLKIQSRLLTDIMIHFPTCQEEVTVAVTPMKVCFKSYTEEEIDFSKAMHTKIHLNPDEFDYFQIGVDSEVTFCLKELRGLLAFAEATSATVSIHFDVSGKPIAFSIEDMMVEASFVLATLADIENRESSQQSLCLSQRQKRPTLMKAHADNVENVSNNSADNNSNTETIASKKPCWTERAHINTKLPVECRKPLSKEDDVIPIISKKDMNNIEVLDMSAAGDIKIVEKVVPTYSDQYKFHSLFFGAVSFKEQDVISHTLHSLATASDAEDDFDNEQLSQVV; this is encoded by the exons ATGAGTTTTGGTTTGACCCAAATGAAAAAGGT GTCAGCGTATGCATGTGTCTTCTTTTCATCTATGTTTTTTCAACATTACTGCTGGACAGCTGAACCTGAACTGTGTCagaaaaaaagacagttaccCCTTACGTGTAAATTAGTAATGAAG TCAGTCCTCCCTGTGTTTAGATGGCTAAACACACTAGAAAGGAATGTAGAGAAGTGCAACATTTATACAAATGGTAATGATTGTCGTATAACTTTTAAGCTCTTCTGCAAACATG GTATTGTAAAAACTTATAACCTGGCTTTTCATGAAAGTGAACCTTTACAAGCTGTTTTTTCAAGGCATATGTGTCCTAATGTACTGAAGATCCAGTCGAG GCTGCTGACTGATATAATGATTCATTTTCCAACTTGTCAAGAGGAAGTAACTGTAGCTGTTACACCAATGAAAGTTTGTTTCAAGAGTTATACTGAGGAAGAAATTG atttttcaaaggcaatgCACACTAAAATACATCTTAATCCAGATGAATTTGACTACTTTCAAATTGGAGTAGACTCTGAAGTAACATTTTGCCTTAAAGAACTGAGG GGTCTACTAGCATTTGCAGAGGCTACTAGCGCTACTGTCTCAATTCATTTTGATGTGTCTGGAAA ACCAATTGCTTTCAGTATTGAGGACATGATGGTAGAAGCCAGCTTTGTTTTGGCTACATTAGCTGACATTGAAAATAGGGAATCCTCTCAGCAATCTCTATGCCTTTCGCAAAGACAGAAAAG GCCTACCTTGATGAAGGCCCATGCAGATAATGTTGAAAATGTCTCAAACAACTCTGCAGATAATAATAGTAATACAGAAACAATAGCTTCAAAAAAGCCTTGTTGGACTGAAAGAGCACATATCAACACAAAGTTACCTGTAGAGTGTAGGAAACCTCTATCAAAAGAAGATGATGTTATTCCCATAATCTCAAAAAAAGACATGAACAACATAGAAGTATTGGACATGAGTGCAGCAGGTGACATTAAAATTGTGGAGAAAGTAGTACCCACATATTCTGATCAGTACAAG TTTCATTCACTTTTCTTTGGAGCAGTTTCATTTAAGGAGCAAGATGTCATCAGCCACACACTCCATAGTTTGGCCACAGCTAGTGATGCCGAAGACGATTTTGACAATGAGCAGCTCTCCCAAGTTGTCTAG
- the RAD9B gene encoding cell cycle checkpoint control protein RAD9B isoform X6 produces MAQWLLTCMQNTQTLVQRDVFGRAIHAIARISDEFWFDPNEKGLALRSVNSSRSAYACVFFSSMFFQHYCWTAEPELCQKKRQLPLTCKLVMKSVLPVFRWLNTLERNVEKCNIYTNGNDCRITFKLFCKHGIVKTYNLAFHESEPLQAVFSRHMCPNVLKIQSRLLTDIMIHFPTCQEEVTVAVTPMKVCFKSYTEEEIDFSKAMHTKIHLNPDEFDYFQIGVDSEVTFCLKELRGLLAFAEATSATVSIHFDVSGKPTLMKAHADNVENVSNNSADNNSNTETIASKKPCWTERAHINTKLPVECRKPLSKEDDVIPIISKKDMNNIEVLDMSAAGDIKIVEKVVPTYSDQYKFHSLFFGAVSFKEQDVISHTLHSLATASDAEDDFDNEQLSQVV; encoded by the exons ATGGCTCAGTGGCTCCTCACATGCATGCAGAACACGCAGACCCTTGTGCAACGTGATG TGTTTGGACGAGCAATACATGCCATAGCACGAATTAGTGATGAGTTTTGGTTTGACCCAAATGAAAAAGGT ctTGCTCTAAGATCAGTGAATTCTTCTAGGTCAGCGTATGCATGTGTCTTCTTTTCATCTATGTTTTTTCAACATTACTGCTGGACAGCTGAACCTGAACTGTGTCagaaaaaaagacagttaccCCTTACGTGTAAATTAGTAATGAAG TCAGTCCTCCCTGTGTTTAGATGGCTAAACACACTAGAAAGGAATGTAGAGAAGTGCAACATTTATACAAATGGTAATGATTGTCGTATAACTTTTAAGCTCTTCTGCAAACATG GTATTGTAAAAACTTATAACCTGGCTTTTCATGAAAGTGAACCTTTACAAGCTGTTTTTTCAAGGCATATGTGTCCTAATGTACTGAAGATCCAGTCGAG GCTGCTGACTGATATAATGATTCATTTTCCAACTTGTCAAGAGGAAGTAACTGTAGCTGTTACACCAATGAAAGTTTGTTTCAAGAGTTATACTGAGGAAGAAATTG atttttcaaaggcaatgCACACTAAAATACATCTTAATCCAGATGAATTTGACTACTTTCAAATTGGAGTAGACTCTGAAGTAACATTTTGCCTTAAAGAACTGAGG GGTCTACTAGCATTTGCAGAGGCTACTAGCGCTACTGTCTCAATTCATTTTGATGTGTCTGGAAA GCCTACCTTGATGAAGGCCCATGCAGATAATGTTGAAAATGTCTCAAACAACTCTGCAGATAATAATAGTAATACAGAAACAATAGCTTCAAAAAAGCCTTGTTGGACTGAAAGAGCACATATCAACACAAAGTTACCTGTAGAGTGTAGGAAACCTCTATCAAAAGAAGATGATGTTATTCCCATAATCTCAAAAAAAGACATGAACAACATAGAAGTATTGGACATGAGTGCAGCAGGTGACATTAAAATTGTGGAGAAAGTAGTACCCACATATTCTGATCAGTACAAG TTTCATTCACTTTTCTTTGGAGCAGTTTCATTTAAGGAGCAAGATGTCATCAGCCACACACTCCATAGTTTGGCCACAGCTAGTGATGCCGAAGACGATTTTGACAATGAGCAGCTCTCCCAAGTTGTCTAG
- the RAD9B gene encoding cell cycle checkpoint control protein RAD9B isoform X2: protein MKCVIGGTHLRVFGRAIHAIARISDEFWFDPNEKGLALRSVNSSRSAYACVFFSSMFFQHYCWTAEPELCQKKRQLPLTCKLVMKSVLPVFRWLNTLERNVEKCNIYTNGNDCRITFKLFCKHGIVKTYNLAFHESEPLQAVFSRHMCPNVLKIQSRLLTDIMIHFPTCQEEVTVAVTPMKVCFKSYTEEEIDFSKAMHTKIHLNPDEFDYFQIGVDSEVTFCLKELRGLLAFAEATSATVSIHFDVSGKPIAFSIEDMMVEASFVLATLADIENRESSQQSLCLSQRQKRPTLMKAHADNVENVSNNSADNNSNTETIASKKPCWTERAHINTKLPVECRKPLSKEDDVIPIISKKDMNNIEVLDMSAAGDIKIVEKVVPTYSDQYKFHSLFFGAVSFKEQDVISHTLHSLATASDAEDDFDNEQLSQVV, encoded by the exons ATGAAGTGTGTGATTGGGGGGACCCACCTCAGAG TGTTTGGACGAGCAATACATGCCATAGCACGAATTAGTGATGAGTTTTGGTTTGACCCAAATGAAAAAGGT ctTGCTCTAAGATCAGTGAATTCTTCTAGGTCAGCGTATGCATGTGTCTTCTTTTCATCTATGTTTTTTCAACATTACTGCTGGACAGCTGAACCTGAACTGTGTCagaaaaaaagacagttaccCCTTACGTGTAAATTAGTAATGAAG TCAGTCCTCCCTGTGTTTAGATGGCTAAACACACTAGAAAGGAATGTAGAGAAGTGCAACATTTATACAAATGGTAATGATTGTCGTATAACTTTTAAGCTCTTCTGCAAACATG GTATTGTAAAAACTTATAACCTGGCTTTTCATGAAAGTGAACCTTTACAAGCTGTTTTTTCAAGGCATATGTGTCCTAATGTACTGAAGATCCAGTCGAG GCTGCTGACTGATATAATGATTCATTTTCCAACTTGTCAAGAGGAAGTAACTGTAGCTGTTACACCAATGAAAGTTTGTTTCAAGAGTTATACTGAGGAAGAAATTG atttttcaaaggcaatgCACACTAAAATACATCTTAATCCAGATGAATTTGACTACTTTCAAATTGGAGTAGACTCTGAAGTAACATTTTGCCTTAAAGAACTGAGG GGTCTACTAGCATTTGCAGAGGCTACTAGCGCTACTGTCTCAATTCATTTTGATGTGTCTGGAAA ACCAATTGCTTTCAGTATTGAGGACATGATGGTAGAAGCCAGCTTTGTTTTGGCTACATTAGCTGACATTGAAAATAGGGAATCCTCTCAGCAATCTCTATGCCTTTCGCAAAGACAGAAAAG GCCTACCTTGATGAAGGCCCATGCAGATAATGTTGAAAATGTCTCAAACAACTCTGCAGATAATAATAGTAATACAGAAACAATAGCTTCAAAAAAGCCTTGTTGGACTGAAAGAGCACATATCAACACAAAGTTACCTGTAGAGTGTAGGAAACCTCTATCAAAAGAAGATGATGTTATTCCCATAATCTCAAAAAAAGACATGAACAACATAGAAGTATTGGACATGAGTGCAGCAGGTGACATTAAAATTGTGGAGAAAGTAGTACCCACATATTCTGATCAGTACAAG TTTCATTCACTTTTCTTTGGAGCAGTTTCATTTAAGGAGCAAGATGTCATCAGCCACACACTCCATAGTTTGGCCACAGCTAGTGATGCCGAAGACGATTTTGACAATGAGCAGCTCTCCCAAGTTGTCTAG
- the RAD9B gene encoding cell cycle checkpoint control protein RAD9B isoform X9 has protein sequence MKCVIGGTHLRVFGRAIHAIARISDEFWFDPNEKGSVLPVFRWLNTLERNVEKCNIYTNGNDCRITFKLFCKHGIVKTYNLAFHESEPLQAVFSRHMCPNVLKIQSRLLTDIMIHFPTCQEEVTVAVTPMKVCFKSYTEEEIDFSKAMHTKIHLNPDEFDYFQIGVDSEVTFCLKELRGLLAFAEATSATVSIHFDVSGKPIAFSIEDMMVEASFVLATLADIENRESSQQSLCLSQRQKRPTLMKAHADNVENVSNNSADNNSNTETIASKKPCWTERAHINTKLPVECRKPLSKEDDVIPIISKKDMNNIEVLDMSAAGDIKIVEKVVPTYSDQYKFHSLFFGAVSFKEQDVISHTLHSLATASDAEDDFDNEQLSQVV, from the exons ATGAAGTGTGTGATTGGGGGGACCCACCTCAGAG TGTTTGGACGAGCAATACATGCCATAGCACGAATTAGTGATGAGTTTTGGTTTGACCCAAATGAAAAAGGT TCAGTCCTCCCTGTGTTTAGATGGCTAAACACACTAGAAAGGAATGTAGAGAAGTGCAACATTTATACAAATGGTAATGATTGTCGTATAACTTTTAAGCTCTTCTGCAAACATG GTATTGTAAAAACTTATAACCTGGCTTTTCATGAAAGTGAACCTTTACAAGCTGTTTTTTCAAGGCATATGTGTCCTAATGTACTGAAGATCCAGTCGAG GCTGCTGACTGATATAATGATTCATTTTCCAACTTGTCAAGAGGAAGTAACTGTAGCTGTTACACCAATGAAAGTTTGTTTCAAGAGTTATACTGAGGAAGAAATTG atttttcaaaggcaatgCACACTAAAATACATCTTAATCCAGATGAATTTGACTACTTTCAAATTGGAGTAGACTCTGAAGTAACATTTTGCCTTAAAGAACTGAGG GGTCTACTAGCATTTGCAGAGGCTACTAGCGCTACTGTCTCAATTCATTTTGATGTGTCTGGAAA ACCAATTGCTTTCAGTATTGAGGACATGATGGTAGAAGCCAGCTTTGTTTTGGCTACATTAGCTGACATTGAAAATAGGGAATCCTCTCAGCAATCTCTATGCCTTTCGCAAAGACAGAAAAG GCCTACCTTGATGAAGGCCCATGCAGATAATGTTGAAAATGTCTCAAACAACTCTGCAGATAATAATAGTAATACAGAAACAATAGCTTCAAAAAAGCCTTGTTGGACTGAAAGAGCACATATCAACACAAAGTTACCTGTAGAGTGTAGGAAACCTCTATCAAAAGAAGATGATGTTATTCCCATAATCTCAAAAAAAGACATGAACAACATAGAAGTATTGGACATGAGTGCAGCAGGTGACATTAAAATTGTGGAGAAAGTAGTACCCACATATTCTGATCAGTACAAG TTTCATTCACTTTTCTTTGGAGCAGTTTCATTTAAGGAGCAAGATGTCATCAGCCACACACTCCATAGTTTGGCCACAGCTAGTGATGCCGAAGACGATTTTGACAATGAGCAGCTCTCCCAAGTTGTCTAG
- the RAD9B gene encoding cell cycle checkpoint control protein RAD9B isoform X12 → MKCVIGGTHLRVFGRAIHAIARISDEFWFDPNEKGLALRSVNSSRSAYACVFFSSMFFQHYCWTAEPELCQKKRQLPLTCKLVMKSVLPVFRWLNTLERNVEKCNIYTNGNDCRITFKLFCKHDFSKAMHTKIHLNPDEFDYFQIGVDSEVTFCLKELRGLLAFAEATSATVSIHFDVSGKPIAFSIEDMMVEASFVLATLADIENRESSQQSLCLSQRQKRPTLMKAHADNVENVSNNSADNNSNTETIASKKPCWTERAHINTKLPVECRKPLSKEDDVIPIISKKDMNNIEVLDMSAAGDIKIVEKVVPTYSDQYKFHSLFFGAVSFKEQDVISHTLHSLATASDAEDDFDNEQLSQVV, encoded by the exons ATGAAGTGTGTGATTGGGGGGACCCACCTCAGAG TGTTTGGACGAGCAATACATGCCATAGCACGAATTAGTGATGAGTTTTGGTTTGACCCAAATGAAAAAGGT ctTGCTCTAAGATCAGTGAATTCTTCTAGGTCAGCGTATGCATGTGTCTTCTTTTCATCTATGTTTTTTCAACATTACTGCTGGACAGCTGAACCTGAACTGTGTCagaaaaaaagacagttaccCCTTACGTGTAAATTAGTAATGAAG TCAGTCCTCCCTGTGTTTAGATGGCTAAACACACTAGAAAGGAATGTAGAGAAGTGCAACATTTATACAAATGGTAATGATTGTCGTATAACTTTTAAGCTCTTCTGCAAACATG atttttcaaaggcaatgCACACTAAAATACATCTTAATCCAGATGAATTTGACTACTTTCAAATTGGAGTAGACTCTGAAGTAACATTTTGCCTTAAAGAACTGAGG GGTCTACTAGCATTTGCAGAGGCTACTAGCGCTACTGTCTCAATTCATTTTGATGTGTCTGGAAA ACCAATTGCTTTCAGTATTGAGGACATGATGGTAGAAGCCAGCTTTGTTTTGGCTACATTAGCTGACATTGAAAATAGGGAATCCTCTCAGCAATCTCTATGCCTTTCGCAAAGACAGAAAAG GCCTACCTTGATGAAGGCCCATGCAGATAATGTTGAAAATGTCTCAAACAACTCTGCAGATAATAATAGTAATACAGAAACAATAGCTTCAAAAAAGCCTTGTTGGACTGAAAGAGCACATATCAACACAAAGTTACCTGTAGAGTGTAGGAAACCTCTATCAAAAGAAGATGATGTTATTCCCATAATCTCAAAAAAAGACATGAACAACATAGAAGTATTGGACATGAGTGCAGCAGGTGACATTAAAATTGTGGAGAAAGTAGTACCCACATATTCTGATCAGTACAAG TTTCATTCACTTTTCTTTGGAGCAGTTTCATTTAAGGAGCAAGATGTCATCAGCCACACACTCCATAGTTTGGCCACAGCTAGTGATGCCGAAGACGATTTTGACAATGAGCAGCTCTCCCAAGTTGTCTAG
- the RAD9B gene encoding cell cycle checkpoint control protein RAD9B isoform X10, giving the protein MFFQHYCWTAEPELCQKKRQLPLTCKLVMKSVLPVFRWLNTLERNVEKCNIYTNGNDCRITFKLFCKHGIVKTYNLAFHESEPLQAVFSRHMCPNVLKIQSRLLTDIMIHFPTCQEEVTVAVTPMKVCFKSYTEEEIDFSKAMHTKIHLNPDEFDYFQIGVDSEVTFCLKELRGLLAFAEATSATVSIHFDVSGKPIAFSIEDMMVEASFVLATLADIENRESSQQSLCLSQRQKRPTLMKAHADNVENVSNNSADNNSNTETIASKKPCWTERAHINTKLPVECRKPLSKEDDVIPIISKKDMNNIEVLDMSAAGDIKIVEKVVPTYSDQYKFHSLFFGAVSFKEQDVISHTLHSLATASDAEDDFDNEQLSQVV; this is encoded by the exons ATGTTTTTTCAACATTACTGCTGGACAGCTGAACCTGAACTGTGTCagaaaaaaagacagttaccCCTTACGTGTAAATTAGTAATGAAG TCAGTCCTCCCTGTGTTTAGATGGCTAAACACACTAGAAAGGAATGTAGAGAAGTGCAACATTTATACAAATGGTAATGATTGTCGTATAACTTTTAAGCTCTTCTGCAAACATG GTATTGTAAAAACTTATAACCTGGCTTTTCATGAAAGTGAACCTTTACAAGCTGTTTTTTCAAGGCATATGTGTCCTAATGTACTGAAGATCCAGTCGAG GCTGCTGACTGATATAATGATTCATTTTCCAACTTGTCAAGAGGAAGTAACTGTAGCTGTTACACCAATGAAAGTTTGTTTCAAGAGTTATACTGAGGAAGAAATTG atttttcaaaggcaatgCACACTAAAATACATCTTAATCCAGATGAATTTGACTACTTTCAAATTGGAGTAGACTCTGAAGTAACATTTTGCCTTAAAGAACTGAGG GGTCTACTAGCATTTGCAGAGGCTACTAGCGCTACTGTCTCAATTCATTTTGATGTGTCTGGAAA ACCAATTGCTTTCAGTATTGAGGACATGATGGTAGAAGCCAGCTTTGTTTTGGCTACATTAGCTGACATTGAAAATAGGGAATCCTCTCAGCAATCTCTATGCCTTTCGCAAAGACAGAAAAG GCCTACCTTGATGAAGGCCCATGCAGATAATGTTGAAAATGTCTCAAACAACTCTGCAGATAATAATAGTAATACAGAAACAATAGCTTCAAAAAAGCCTTGTTGGACTGAAAGAGCACATATCAACACAAAGTTACCTGTAGAGTGTAGGAAACCTCTATCAAAAGAAGATGATGTTATTCCCATAATCTCAAAAAAAGACATGAACAACATAGAAGTATTGGACATGAGTGCAGCAGGTGACATTAAAATTGTGGAGAAAGTAGTACCCACATATTCTGATCAGTACAAG TTTCATTCACTTTTCTTTGGAGCAGTTTCATTTAAGGAGCAAGATGTCATCAGCCACACACTCCATAGTTTGGCCACAGCTAGTGATGCCGAAGACGATTTTGACAATGAGCAGCTCTCCCAAGTTGTCTAG
- the RAD9B gene encoding cell cycle checkpoint control protein RAD9B isoform X4 codes for MEMFGRAIHAIARISDEFWFDPNEKGLALRSVNSSRSAYACVFFSSMFFQHYCWTAEPELCQKKRQLPLTCKLVMKSVLPVFRWLNTLERNVEKCNIYTNGNDCRITFKLFCKHGIVKTYNLAFHESEPLQAVFSRHMCPNVLKIQSRLLTDIMIHFPTCQEEVTVAVTPMKVCFKSYTEEEIDFSKAMHTKIHLNPDEFDYFQIGVDSEVTFCLKELRGLLAFAEATSATVSIHFDVSGKPIAFSIEDMMVEASFVLATLADIENRESSQQSLCLSQRQKRPTLMKAHADNVENVSNNSADNNSNTETIASKKPCWTERAHINTKLPVECRKPLSKEDDVIPIISKKDMNNIEVLDMSAAGDIKIVEKVVPTYSDQYKFHSLFFGAVSFKEQDVISHTLHSLATASDAEDDFDNEQLSQVV; via the exons ATGGAAA TGTTTGGACGAGCAATACATGCCATAGCACGAATTAGTGATGAGTTTTGGTTTGACCCAAATGAAAAAGGT ctTGCTCTAAGATCAGTGAATTCTTCTAGGTCAGCGTATGCATGTGTCTTCTTTTCATCTATGTTTTTTCAACATTACTGCTGGACAGCTGAACCTGAACTGTGTCagaaaaaaagacagttaccCCTTACGTGTAAATTAGTAATGAAG TCAGTCCTCCCTGTGTTTAGATGGCTAAACACACTAGAAAGGAATGTAGAGAAGTGCAACATTTATACAAATGGTAATGATTGTCGTATAACTTTTAAGCTCTTCTGCAAACATG GTATTGTAAAAACTTATAACCTGGCTTTTCATGAAAGTGAACCTTTACAAGCTGTTTTTTCAAGGCATATGTGTCCTAATGTACTGAAGATCCAGTCGAG GCTGCTGACTGATATAATGATTCATTTTCCAACTTGTCAAGAGGAAGTAACTGTAGCTGTTACACCAATGAAAGTTTGTTTCAAGAGTTATACTGAGGAAGAAATTG atttttcaaaggcaatgCACACTAAAATACATCTTAATCCAGATGAATTTGACTACTTTCAAATTGGAGTAGACTCTGAAGTAACATTTTGCCTTAAAGAACTGAGG GGTCTACTAGCATTTGCAGAGGCTACTAGCGCTACTGTCTCAATTCATTTTGATGTGTCTGGAAA ACCAATTGCTTTCAGTATTGAGGACATGATGGTAGAAGCCAGCTTTGTTTTGGCTACATTAGCTGACATTGAAAATAGGGAATCCTCTCAGCAATCTCTATGCCTTTCGCAAAGACAGAAAAG GCCTACCTTGATGAAGGCCCATGCAGATAATGTTGAAAATGTCTCAAACAACTCTGCAGATAATAATAGTAATACAGAAACAATAGCTTCAAAAAAGCCTTGTTGGACTGAAAGAGCACATATCAACACAAAGTTACCTGTAGAGTGTAGGAAACCTCTATCAAAAGAAGATGATGTTATTCCCATAATCTCAAAAAAAGACATGAACAACATAGAAGTATTGGACATGAGTGCAGCAGGTGACATTAAAATTGTGGAGAAAGTAGTACCCACATATTCTGATCAGTACAAG TTTCATTCACTTTTCTTTGGAGCAGTTTCATTTAAGGAGCAAGATGTCATCAGCCACACACTCCATAGTTTGGCCACAGCTAGTGATGCCGAAGACGATTTTGACAATGAGCAGCTCTCCCAAGTTGTCTAG
- the RAD9B gene encoding cell cycle checkpoint control protein RAD9B isoform X1, with amino-acid sequence MAQWLLTCMQNTQTLVQRDVFGRAIHAIARISDEFWFDPNEKGLALRSVNSSRSAYACVFFSSMFFQHYCWTAEPELCQKKRQLPLTCKLVMKSVLPVFRWLNTLERNVEKCNIYTNGNDCRITFKLFCKHGIVKTYNLAFHESEPLQAVFSRHMCPNVLKIQSRLLTDIMIHFPTCQEEVTVAVTPMKVCFKSYTEEEIDFSKAMHTKIHLNPDEFDYFQIGVDSEVTFCLKELRGLLAFAEATSATVSIHFDVSGKPIAFSIEDMMVEASFVLATLADIENRESSQQSLCLSQRQKRPTLMKAHADNVENVSNNSADNNSNTETIASKKPCWTERAHINTKLPVECRKPLSKEDDVIPIISKKDMNNIEVLDMSAAGDIKIVEKVVPTYSDQYKFHSLFFGAVSFKEQDVISHTLHSLATASDAEDDFDNEQLSQVV; translated from the exons ATGGCTCAGTGGCTCCTCACATGCATGCAGAACACGCAGACCCTTGTGCAACGTGATG TGTTTGGACGAGCAATACATGCCATAGCACGAATTAGTGATGAGTTTTGGTTTGACCCAAATGAAAAAGGT ctTGCTCTAAGATCAGTGAATTCTTCTAGGTCAGCGTATGCATGTGTCTTCTTTTCATCTATGTTTTTTCAACATTACTGCTGGACAGCTGAACCTGAACTGTGTCagaaaaaaagacagttaccCCTTACGTGTAAATTAGTAATGAAG TCAGTCCTCCCTGTGTTTAGATGGCTAAACACACTAGAAAGGAATGTAGAGAAGTGCAACATTTATACAAATGGTAATGATTGTCGTATAACTTTTAAGCTCTTCTGCAAACATG GTATTGTAAAAACTTATAACCTGGCTTTTCATGAAAGTGAACCTTTACAAGCTGTTTTTTCAAGGCATATGTGTCCTAATGTACTGAAGATCCAGTCGAG GCTGCTGACTGATATAATGATTCATTTTCCAACTTGTCAAGAGGAAGTAACTGTAGCTGTTACACCAATGAAAGTTTGTTTCAAGAGTTATACTGAGGAAGAAATTG atttttcaaaggcaatgCACACTAAAATACATCTTAATCCAGATGAATTTGACTACTTTCAAATTGGAGTAGACTCTGAAGTAACATTTTGCCTTAAAGAACTGAGG GGTCTACTAGCATTTGCAGAGGCTACTAGCGCTACTGTCTCAATTCATTTTGATGTGTCTGGAAA ACCAATTGCTTTCAGTATTGAGGACATGATGGTAGAAGCCAGCTTTGTTTTGGCTACATTAGCTGACATTGAAAATAGGGAATCCTCTCAGCAATCTCTATGCCTTTCGCAAAGACAGAAAAG GCCTACCTTGATGAAGGCCCATGCAGATAATGTTGAAAATGTCTCAAACAACTCTGCAGATAATAATAGTAATACAGAAACAATAGCTTCAAAAAAGCCTTGTTGGACTGAAAGAGCACATATCAACACAAAGTTACCTGTAGAGTGTAGGAAACCTCTATCAAAAGAAGATGATGTTATTCCCATAATCTCAAAAAAAGACATGAACAACATAGAAGTATTGGACATGAGTGCAGCAGGTGACATTAAAATTGTGGAGAAAGTAGTACCCACATATTCTGATCAGTACAAG TTTCATTCACTTTTCTTTGGAGCAGTTTCATTTAAGGAGCAAGATGTCATCAGCCACACACTCCATAGTTTGGCCACAGCTAGTGATGCCGAAGACGATTTTGACAATGAGCAGCTCTCCCAAGTTGTCTAG